One Pseudomonas brassicacearum genomic region harbors:
- a CDS encoding alpha/beta hydrolase family protein, which yields MNETRASSPKADPFSAAQAVAAGTDFSELQVGPQGLFWNEYRPEDGACRIWHWQDAKARCLTPDGFSARSRVYEYGGGAFCLSDDGVLFVNEADQQVYQQSLTGERPVALTSSDCRYGDLGFADGQVLAVEEQANQHRLVSIGLTDHRRHLLAEGADFYASPTISPDGQRLAWIEWSRPHQPWTATRLMLAERTISGWGAPYCVAGNAEEESIQQPRFDDSNRLYCLTDRGGYWQPWVESARGLEPLSAAAADHAPAPWQLGGCTWLPLDEHAYLASWTEAGLGRLGLCRSGDANEDFTGTYTRFRSLALDEQFIYAIAASPTNPSAVIAIGRNSHEVTELAGGGAPLPVEQISQPRTLRYPSGSSEAHGFFYPAMSAIEKPPLVVFIHGGPTSACYPIFDPRIQYWTQRGFAVADLNYRGSTGYGRAYRQALHLNWGVVDVEDACAVVAHLDEQGLIDGHCAFIRGGSAGGYTTLCALAFHEVFRAGASLYGVSDPVALSRATHKFEGDYLDWLIGDPQQDAERYRARTPLLRAERIRVPVIFFQGELDAVVVPQQTRDMVRALEANGVTVEAHYYPDERHGFRKAANQAHALEHEWLFYRRVIEDSL from the coding sequence ATGAACGAAACTCGCGCCTCATCGCCAAAGGCTGATCCTTTCAGCGCCGCCCAAGCCGTTGCCGCCGGCACCGACTTCTCCGAACTGCAGGTCGGGCCCCAGGGCCTGTTCTGGAATGAATACCGTCCCGAAGACGGCGCCTGCCGGATCTGGCATTGGCAGGACGCCAAGGCTCGCTGCCTGACGCCAGACGGATTCAGCGCCCGCAGCCGAGTCTATGAATACGGCGGCGGAGCGTTCTGCCTGAGCGATGACGGCGTGCTGTTCGTCAATGAGGCCGACCAGCAGGTGTACCAGCAGTCGCTGACCGGTGAGCGCCCCGTGGCGCTGACCTCGAGCGACTGTCGATATGGGGATCTCGGCTTCGCCGATGGTCAGGTGCTGGCGGTGGAGGAACAGGCCAATCAGCATCGCCTGGTGTCGATCGGGCTGACGGATCACCGGCGGCATCTGCTGGCTGAAGGCGCGGACTTCTATGCTTCGCCGACCATCAGCCCCGATGGGCAGCGGCTCGCGTGGATTGAATGGAGTCGTCCGCATCAGCCGTGGACGGCCACGCGGTTGATGCTGGCCGAGCGCACTATTTCAGGATGGGGTGCACCATATTGTGTGGCGGGCAACGCTGAAGAAGAGTCCATCCAGCAGCCCCGTTTCGACGACTCGAATCGTCTTTATTGCCTGACTGATCGCGGCGGCTACTGGCAGCCCTGGGTTGAGTCGGCCCGCGGCCTGGAACCGCTGTCCGCCGCCGCAGCCGATCACGCGCCCGCGCCGTGGCAACTGGGTGGCTGCACCTGGCTGCCGTTGGACGAGCATGCTTACCTGGCCAGTTGGACCGAAGCGGGGTTGGGTCGCCTGGGTCTGTGCCGCAGCGGCGATGCGAACGAGGACTTTACCGGCACTTACACTCGCTTTCGCAGCCTGGCGCTGGATGAGCAGTTCATCTACGCCATCGCTGCGTCCCCGACCAACCCGTCGGCGGTCATTGCGATTGGACGGAACAGCCACGAAGTAACGGAGCTGGCCGGTGGCGGCGCACCGCTCCCCGTCGAGCAGATCAGTCAGCCCCGCACCCTGCGATACCCTTCCGGCTCAAGCGAAGCCCATGGGTTCTTTTATCCGGCCATGAGTGCTATCGAGAAACCGCCGCTGGTGGTGTTTATCCACGGCGGACCGACCTCAGCCTGCTACCCCATCTTTGATCCACGCATCCAGTACTGGACCCAGCGCGGTTTCGCCGTCGCCGACCTCAACTACCGTGGCAGCACCGGCTATGGCCGGGCTTATCGACAAGCACTGCATTTGAACTGGGGGGTTGTGGATGTCGAGGACGCTTGCGCGGTGGTCGCGCACCTGGACGAGCAAGGCCTGATCGATGGTCACTGTGCGTTCATTCGTGGCGGCAGTGCCGGTGGGTATACGACCCTGTGCGCCCTGGCGTTCCATGAGGTGTTCCGGGCCGGCGCCAGCCTCTATGGCGTCAGCGACCCTGTCGCTCTCAGCCGCGCTACGCACAAGTTCGAAGGGGATTACCTGGACTGGCTGATCGGCGATCCGCAACAGGATGCCGAACGCTACCGCGCCCGGACGCCGCTGCTGCGTGCCGAGCGGATTCGCGTACCGGTCATCTTCTTTCAAGGCGAGCTGGACGCCGTGGTCGTGCCACAGCAGACGCGGGATATGGTCA
- the pqqE gene encoding pyrroloquinoline quinone biosynthesis protein PqqE, whose protein sequence is MHSTGSNLPDTTGLPPKPEIGLPLWLLAELTYRCPLQCPYCSNPLDFAEQGKELSTEQWFKVFREAREMGAAQLGFSGGEPLVRQDLAELIGEARRLGFYTNLITSGIGLTEQKISDFKKAGLDHIQISFQASDEQVNNLLAGSKKAFAQKLEMARAVKAHGYPMVLNFVTHRHNIDKIDRIIELCIALEADFVELATCQFYGWAQLNRVGLLPTREQLVRAERVTNEYRTKLEAEGNPCKLIFVTPDYYEERPKGCMNGWGSIFLTVTPDGTALPCHGARQLPVQFPNVRDHSMQHIWYDSFGFNRFRGYDWMPEPCRSCDEKEKDFGGCRCQAFMLTGDASNADPVCSKSEHHGIILQAREDAEHATQTIEQLAFRNERNSRLIAKG, encoded by the coding sequence GTGCACAGCACTGGATCGAACTTGCCTGACACCACCGGCCTGCCACCCAAGCCGGAGATCGGCCTGCCGCTGTGGCTGCTGGCGGAGCTGACCTACCGTTGCCCGCTGCAATGCCCGTACTGCTCCAACCCGCTGGACTTCGCCGAGCAGGGCAAGGAGCTGAGCACCGAGCAGTGGTTCAAGGTCTTTCGCGAGGCCCGGGAAATGGGCGCCGCGCAACTGGGCTTTTCCGGCGGCGAGCCGCTGGTGCGCCAGGACCTGGCCGAACTGATCGGCGAGGCACGCCGGCTGGGTTTCTATACCAACCTGATCACCTCCGGCATCGGTTTGACCGAGCAGAAAATCAGCGACTTCAAAAAAGCCGGCCTGGACCACATCCAGATCAGCTTCCAGGCCAGCGACGAACAGGTCAACAATCTGCTGGCCGGTTCGAAGAAAGCCTTCGCGCAAAAACTGGAAATGGCCCGGGCGGTGAAAGCCCACGGCTACCCGATGGTGCTGAACTTCGTGACCCATCGGCACAACATCGACAAGATCGACCGCATCATCGAGCTGTGCATCGCCCTTGAAGCGGACTTCGTCGAGCTTGCCACCTGCCAGTTCTACGGCTGGGCGCAGCTCAACCGCGTCGGCCTGCTGCCCACCCGGGAGCAACTGGTGCGTGCCGAGCGCGTCACCAACGAATATCGCACCAAGCTCGAAGCCGAAGGCAATCCGTGCAAGCTGATCTTCGTCACGCCGGACTACTATGAAGAACGCCCCAAGGGCTGCATGAACGGCTGGGGCAGCATTTTCCTCACCGTCACGCCGGACGGCACCGCATTGCCCTGTCACGGCGCCCGGCAACTGCCGGTGCAATTTCCCAACGTGCGCGACCACAGCATGCAGCACATCTGGTACGACTCGTTCGGCTTCAACCGCTTTCGCGGCTATGACTGGATGCCCGAGCCGTGCCGTTCCTGCGATGAAAAGGAGAAGGACTTCGGCGGCTGTCGCTGCCAAGCGTTCATGCTCACGGGGGATGCCAGCAACGCCGACCCGGTGTGCAGCAAATCCGAACATCACGGGATAATCCTGCAAGCTCGCGAAGACGCCGAGCACGCCACGCAAACCATTGAGCAACTGGCCTTCCGCAATGAACGAAACTCGCGCCTCATCGCCAAAGGCTGA
- the pqqD gene encoding pyrroloquinoline quinone biosynthesis peptide chaperone PqqD, which produces MSFDRSKTPRWRPGYRFQYEPAQKGHVLLYPEGMIKLNDSAALIGGLIDGERDVAAIIGELAKQFPDVPELDDDIEQFMEVARAQHWIELA; this is translated from the coding sequence ATGAGTTTCGACCGCAGCAAAACCCCGCGCTGGCGCCCCGGCTATCGCTTCCAGTACGAACCGGCCCAGAAAGGCCACGTGCTGCTCTATCCTGAAGGCATGATCAAGCTGAACGACAGCGCTGCGCTGATCGGCGGCCTGATCGACGGTGAACGGGATGTCGCGGCCATCATCGGCGAGTTGGCGAAGCAGTTTCCCGACGTGCCGGAACTCGATGACGACATCGAGCAATTCATGGAGGTCGCCCGTGCACAGCACTGGATCGAACTTGCCTGA
- the pqqC gene encoding pyrroloquinoline-quinone synthase PqqC, producing the protein MTDTPLSPAEFEAALRAKGAYYHIHHPYHVAMYEGRATREQIQGWVANRFYYQVNIPLKDAAILANCPDREIRREWIQRLLDHDGAPGEDGGIEAWLRLGQAVGLDPDQLRSQELVLPGVRFAVDAYVNFARRACWQEAASSSLTELFAPQIHQSRLDSWPQHYPWIDPAGYQYFRTRLGQARRDVEHGLAITLQHYTTRAGQERMLEILQFKLDILWSMLDAMSMAYELNRPPYHSVTGQRVWHKGISL; encoded by the coding sequence ATGACTGACACCCCCCTGTCCCCCGCCGAGTTCGAAGCGGCCCTGCGTGCCAAGGGCGCGTATTACCACATCCACCACCCGTACCATGTGGCGATGTATGAAGGCCGCGCCACTCGCGAGCAGATCCAGGGCTGGGTCGCGAACCGTTTTTACTACCAAGTGAATATACCGCTCAAGGATGCGGCGATCCTGGCCAACTGCCCCGACCGGGAGATCCGCCGTGAGTGGATTCAGCGCCTGCTTGACCATGACGGCGCGCCCGGCGAAGACGGCGGCATCGAAGCCTGGCTGCGGCTGGGCCAGGCGGTGGGCCTGGACCCCGATCAACTGCGCTCCCAGGAGCTGGTGCTGCCGGGGGTGCGTTTCGCCGTGGACGCCTATGTCAACTTCGCCCGCCGGGCTTGCTGGCAGGAAGCCGCCAGCAGCTCGCTGACCGAATTGTTCGCCCCGCAGATCCACCAGTCGCGCCTGGACAGCTGGCCGCAGCATTACCCGTGGATCGACCCGGCCGGCTATCAATACTTCCGCACCCGCCTGGGCCAGGCCCGGCGTGACGTGGAGCATGGCCTGGCGATTACCTTGCAGCACTACACCACCCGCGCAGGGCAAGAGCGCATGCTGGAGATTCTCCAGTTCAAACTGGACATCCTCTGGAGCATGCTCGACGCCATGAGCATGGCCTACGAATTGAACCGCCCGCCCTACCACAGCGTGACCGGGCAACGGGTATGGCACAAAGGGATCAGCTTATGA